One stretch of Candidatus Eremiobacterota bacterium DNA includes these proteins:
- a CDS encoding glycosyltransferase family 2 protein, with amino-acid sequence MTLLPRISVVVPTYNRLDTLRHVIPSLLAQDLRRGEYEVVVADSNSTDGTAEYLAGVAEDAPFVRHLPGPYTGRAGARNAGIAAARAPVVLFTDADIIASPDLLSRHLAHHDKPGARAIVGMEVQVSSYDDYLAKRNDRAKREPLHGEKPKRLSWLYFLTGNASAPRAELERVGRFDEEFTGYGHEDLELGYRLQHAGIPLEYEPNAVNYHWHPVPWDEQQKKYELAGKSTVRFYRKHPAFDVKLRLGMTPLSLALHDVIDRVAPLKSWVEDGAQRPGFARTLSYQYHYLTGVKAALRG; translated from the coding sequence ATGACATTGCTACCGCGCATCTCCGTCGTCGTTCCGACGTACAACCGCCTCGACACGCTCCGCCACGTGATCCCTTCGCTGCTCGCGCAGGATCTGCGGCGCGGTGAGTACGAGGTCGTCGTCGCCGACTCGAACTCCACCGACGGCACCGCCGAGTACCTCGCCGGCGTCGCGGAGGACGCGCCGTTCGTGCGCCACCTCCCCGGCCCGTACACCGGGCGCGCCGGCGCGCGCAACGCGGGGATCGCCGCCGCGCGCGCGCCGGTCGTGCTCTTCACCGACGCCGACATCATCGCGTCACCCGACCTGCTTTCGCGCCACCTCGCGCACCACGACAAACCCGGCGCGCGCGCGATCGTCGGGATGGAAGTCCAAGTCTCGTCGTACGACGACTATCTCGCCAAGCGCAACGACCGCGCCAAGCGCGAGCCGCTCCACGGCGAGAAGCCGAAACGGCTCTCGTGGCTGTACTTCCTGACCGGGAACGCGTCGGCGCCGCGCGCCGAGCTGGAGCGCGTCGGCCGCTTCGACGAAGAGTTCACCGGCTACGGCCACGAGGACTTGGAGCTCGGCTACCGCTTGCAGCACGCCGGAATCCCGCTGGAGTACGAGCCGAACGCGGTGAACTACCACTGGCACCCCGTGCCGTGGGACGAGCAGCAGAAGAAATACGAGCTGGCCGGCAAGTCGACGGTGCGTTTCTACCGCAAACATCCCGCCTTCGACGTGAAGCTGCGGCTCGGGATGACCCCGCTCTCGCTGGCGCTGCACGACGTGATCGACCGCGTCGCGCCGCTGAAGAGCTGGGTCGAAGACGGCGCTCAGCGGCCGGGCTTCGCCCGCACGCTCTCGTACCAATATCACTACCTCACCGGAGTCAAGGCCGCCCTACGTGGATAG